In Nostoc edaphicum CCNP1411, the sequence GGGCAATATTTCACAGCCTTTTGAAAATTATTCAATTACATTTTGAATCTGTTAATTATTAAAACCCGCTTTGCAAATTAAATTTAAACATTATGATGTATCTATGTAATTGTACAAGTAACTTTTTTATTCTTTGACAAATTAATACCGGGAGTTTTAAGTGATAAAAAACAATAGAAAAAAGGCTGTCGCTCAAGCTATTTCCACAGCCGTTGCTTTGGGCTGGGTAATAATGCAAGTGGAATCAGCACGGGCTGCTACCTTGACGGTTAACAATCTCAATGACAGTGGCGTTGGCTCATTGCGAGATACGATCAACATTGCAACTAGCAATGACGTAGTAGAGTTCTTATTGGGCAGTAATCCTAGTACAATTACCCTGACGAGTGGGGCACTTGCGATCGCTAAAAATCTTACTATTAATGGCCCAGGTGCTAACTTACTTACCATCAGTGGCAATAATCAATTCCCCGTGTTTGATATTAACGCCGCCGATGTTACACTTTCTGGGCTTGCGATCGCTGGTAATATCAATGCTTACAATTCTAGTAGCGTAACGTTTACCAATAGTACTGTTAGCGGCGACAATGTGAAGATAGATAACAGTACTGGTAACGTAACATTTATCAATAGCACTATCAACGGCAATAATGGGCAGATTAATGCTAATGAACTGACTTTCATAAATGATAGTAATGTAACAGTTACACATAACGGCGGCAATTCTGGGACAATTGGCAGTGCCGGCAATCTTTTAGTAGAAGGAGGTAGCATTATCATTGACAATTCTGGGGAAATGAACGCTGGTAGTAATAATGGAGGCGAGATAACTATTACACCTGTTTCTCTTATAGTGACAACAAGAGTACCCGAACCAAGTGCGATCGCTGGTACTATACTTGCTTGTAGTCTGGCTTGGCTGGCGAAGAGAAAGCAAGCAGCATTTTGCAAGGCGAAGGTATAATTACGTATTAAAAAAATTCGCAAATAGTTTAAATAGTCAGCCCGCACAAGCGGGCTAATTATTTTATGGGCAATTAATTAAACTCAACGAGGTTGTCACCAACCCCGTTGGTCTTCAAAACCGTGCGTGAGACTTTCACCTCACACGGCTCCTCAATGGTTTGGTGCTTGTCACGCATACCTCATTACCCATTTATCCTTGACTTTTTCAAGTATTCTGGTGGGCTTAGGCTCGGCACTATTGCAGCCGGATTTTATGCCAGGACTACCATCGTTGGCAGTTTTTGTATCGTGGCAATGTCTGTGTAGAAGTTGCAAATTATCGTAAATATCCTTACCACCTTGCGATTTAGGGATTTTATGGTCAACTTCTAGCACA encodes:
- a CDS encoding PEP-CTERM sorting domain-containing protein (PEP-CTERM proteins occur, often in large numbers, in the proteomes of bacteria that also encode an exosortase, a predicted intramembrane cysteine proteinase. The presence of a PEP-CTERM domain at a protein's C-terminus predicts cleavage within the sorting domain, followed by covalent anchoring to some some component of the (usually Gram-negative) cell surface. Many PEP-CTERM proteins exhibit an unusual sequence composition that includes large numbers of potential glycosylation sites. Expression of one such protein has been shown restore the ability of a bacterium to form floc, a type of biofilm.), whose product is MIKNNRKKAVAQAISTAVALGWVIMQVESARAATLTVNNLNDSGVGSLRDTINIATSNDVVEFLLGSNPSTITLTSGALAIAKNLTINGPGANLLTISGNNQFPVFDINAADVTLSGLAIAGNINAYNSSSVTFTNSTVSGDNVKIDNSTGNVTFINSTINGNNGQINANELTFINDSNVTVTHNGGNSGTIGSAGNLLVEGGSIIIDNSGEMNAGSNNGGEITITPVSLIVTTRVPEPSAIAGTILACSLAWLAKRKQAAFCKAKV